GTCTTTGCGGTCACCGGACGAAACCGCGCGGCGCCGCCGCCGCGCAGCCTGGCCAGGGTGTGCTCAACACGGGCGACGCAGGCATCATGGTCGACACGACCGGCAAACGCCACGATCGTCCGTCCCGGCAGGTAGTGGGTGCGGCGGAAGGCGTCGAGCGCGTCGCGCGTCAGCCCAGCCAGCGAGCGCTCATTGCCCGCCAGCGGCACGCCGATGGGGTGACCCGCCCACACGGCCTCGGCAAGCTGCTCCTGCACCACCGCCTGAGGCTGGTCGCGGTACATCTTCAGCTCCTCCAGGATAACGGCCCGCTCGCGATCCACATCGCCGGGGGCGAGCTTGGCGTGGAGGTACATGTCGGCCAGAACATCAAAGGCCTCGAACTGGTATTCGTGCGGCAGGCGCGCATAGTAGCAGGTGTTTTCCTCCTGCGTGTAGGCGTTCAGGTAGCCACCGCGCCCTTCGATCGCCTGTGAAATCGCCTGGGCGCTTCGTGTCGGCGTTCCCTTGAACAGCAGATGCTCGATAAAATGGCTCGCCCCGGTTGTCTCGCGGCTTTCGTAGCGGCCGCCGACGCGAATCCAGATGCCGACGCCCGCGCTCTCCGCATCGGGTTGCGGCGCAGTCGCAACCATCAATCCGTTGTTCAACCGGGTCAACCGGACGTCTTTCAACATGTTACCTCGTCTCCGCTTGCCGCAGCCAGAAGCTCGGCGAGGGTTGTTTTGCCGTCATAAAGCGCTTTGCCGACAATCGCGCCGTACAGGTTGTCGCGCCCCAGCGCGCGCAGCGCGCGGACATGCTCCGGGGCGCTCACGCCGCCCGAGGCGATGATCCGGCACTGCGGCACGGTGGCGCAGATCTGGTCGAGTTGCGCGAGGTTCGGCCCGCCGAGCATGCCGTCGGTGGCGGTATCGGTGTAGATGAGCGTCGCCACGCCGGCGGCCTCGGCTCGCCGGGCCAGCTCGGTGGCTCTCACGCCGGTGGTCTCTACCCAGCCCCGGACCTGGACGAAGCCGTCGCGCGCGTCGATGCCCACGGCGATGTGTCCGCCATAACGCGCCACCAGCCGTTCCAGCGCGGCGGGGTATTCCCAGGCGCGCGTGCCGAGAATCGCCCGCGAGACGCCAGCCCGCACGAGGGCATCGACGGCCTCGTCGGTGCGCAGCCCGCCGCCGACCTCGACCGCAAGGCGGGAGGTCTGGACGATCTCCCGGATCACGTCGGCATGGGCCGGACGGCCCGAGAAGGCGCCGTCCAGATCGACCACATGGAGGTGCTCCGCCCCCTGCTCACGCCAGCGGCAGGCCATGGCCACGGGGTCGTCGGAATAAACCGTGGCCTCATCCGCGCGCCCCTGACGGAGCCGCACGCACCTGCCGCCCTTCAAATCAATCGCCGGAAGAATGACCATGTCAGAGCGTCCCCTTGCTGGACGGGACGCCCGTCTCGCGCGGATCGGTTTCGACCGCCTGCCGCAGCGCGCGGGCAAAGCCCTTGAAGACCGATTCGCAGACATGGTGCGCATCCTCGCCGTAGCGATGGTTGATGTGCAGGTTCAGGCGCGCCTGCACGCTGACGGCGCGAAAGAACTCCTCCAGTAACTGCACGTCAAAATCGCGAACCTTCTGCTGCTTCATCCCGCTGTTGAACACCAGATAGGGGCGTCCGCCCAGATCCACCGCCACCTCGCTCAACGTCTCGTCCATGGGCACGGCGGCGAATCCATAGCGGCGGATGCCGCTGCGGGTGCCGAGCGCCTCGTCGATGCAGCCGCCCAGGACCAGGCCGATATCCTCGACCGTGTGATGGTAATCGACCTCGGTATCCCCCGTC
This is a stretch of genomic DNA from Lentisphaerota bacterium. It encodes these proteins:
- a CDS encoding insulinase family protein; this translates as MLKDVRLTRLNNGLMVATAPQPDAESAGVGIWIRVGGRYESRETTGASHFIEHLLFKGTPTRSAQAISQAIEGRGGYLNAYTQEENTCYYARLPHEYQFEAFDVLADMYLHAKLAPGDVDRERAVILEELKMYRDQPQAVVQEQLAEAVWAGHPIGVPLAGNERSLAGLTRDALDAFRRTHYLPGRTIVAFAGRVDHDACVARVEHTLARLRGGGAARFRPVTAKTRQEKIRLTRREIEQVHAAIGFRIPFSRHDRRRVALRMLNTLLGENMSSRLFQVVRERHGLAYSIHSTYQLFDDTGVLVIAAGLDSARADHATRLIAREIVRVREKAVGAAELRRTKDYLLGSFRLGLEGTGGQLSWVGESLAQYGRLLDPDEFIDLVRSTSSEDVRAVAETVFDPQRMTLSLVVPQKHPLDEAAWLKTLR
- the hisA gene encoding 1-(5-phosphoribosyl)-5-[(5-phosphoribosylamino)methylideneamino]imidazole-4-carboxamide isomerase is translated as MVILPAIDLKGGRCVRLRQGRADEATVYSDDPVAMACRWREQGAEHLHVVDLDGAFSGRPAHADVIREIVQTSRLAVEVGGGLRTDEAVDALVRAGVSRAILGTRAWEYPAALERLVARYGGHIAVGIDARDGFVQVRGWVETTGVRATELARRAEAAGVATLIYTDTATDGMLGGPNLAQLDQICATVPQCRIIASGGVSAPEHVRALRALGRDNLYGAIVGKALYDGKTTLAELLAAASGDEVTC
- the hisB gene encoding imidazoleglycerol-phosphate dehydratase HisB is translated as MKARTSTRKRKTRETDIAVSLNLDGAGVSRIDTGIGFFTHMLELFARHALVDIEVVATGDTEVDYHHTVEDIGLVLGGCIDEALGTRSGIRRYGFAAVPMDETLSEVAVDLGGRPYLVFNSGMKQQKVRDFDVQLLEEFFRAVSVQARLNLHINHRYGEDAHHVCESVFKGFARALRQAVETDPRETGVPSSKGTL